One region of Streptococcus parasanguinis genomic DNA includes:
- a CDS encoding nucleoside phosphorylase, which translates to MLLEEFENVPAVIEPTDRSLLSSGEICDTIILSFNGEILKRVKQIDGVYEGGYLTNLNGKFSWYIYEVDGLKLAVAMATIGAPMVVGFLEELKARGFKNFIVLGSCGVLDQSIQADKIIIPSSALRDEGTSYHYAPASDEISYDEVLLSTLENALNKSGIDHIRTKAWTTDAFYRETAAKVKRRLAAGAKVVDMEASAIMAWAQYRQAKVYQFFYTADYVDHHNHEWDARREDRKADAMTFFKIAVDIALELEK; encoded by the coding sequence ATGTTACTAGAAGAATTTGAAAATGTACCTGCTGTTATCGAGCCAACTGACCGAAGCCTTCTTAGTAGTGGAGAAATCTGTGATACTATAATTCTGTCTTTTAATGGAGAAATCCTTAAACGAGTAAAGCAGATAGACGGAGTCTATGAAGGTGGCTATCTTACCAACCTAAATGGCAAATTTTCATGGTATATCTATGAAGTAGATGGACTTAAACTTGCAGTTGCTATGGCTACTATTGGAGCTCCAATGGTTGTGGGTTTCTTAGAAGAACTCAAAGCGAGAGGCTTTAAGAACTTTATCGTTTTGGGCTCTTGCGGAGTTCTAGATCAGTCTATTCAAGCAGATAAAATTATTATACCAAGTTCAGCTTTACGTGATGAAGGTACTAGTTATCACTATGCTCCAGCAAGTGATGAAATTTCTTATGATGAAGTGCTTCTCTCAACTCTGGAGAACGCTTTGAACAAATCTGGTATTGATCACATTCGGACTAAAGCTTGGACGACAGATGCCTTCTACCGTGAAACAGCTGCTAAGGTTAAACGAAGACTTGCAGCAGGAGCGAAAGTTGTAGATATGGAAGCTTCGGCTATCATGGCTTGGGCTCAATATCGACAAGCCAAGGTCTATCAATTTTTCTACACGGCTGACTATGTGGATCATCACAATCATGAATGGGATGCTAGACGTGAAGATAGAAAAGCAGATGCT